A single genomic interval of Bradyrhizobium sp. sBnM-33 harbors:
- a CDS encoding MarR family winged helix-turn-helix transcriptional regulator produces MTLDSETKAVELPEHHGDELRLWLRLLTCTTLIEGEVRSRLRERFDVTLPRFDLMAQLDKVPEGMTLSDVSKRMMVSNGNVTGLVERLVESGHLDRRTSDVDRRVQVIRLTKAGRAEFRKMAAEHELWIADMFADLTPKDVRELMRLLAKTKASAQKSAKVRGG; encoded by the coding sequence ATGACTCTCGATTCAGAGACCAAAGCCGTCGAGCTCCCGGAGCATCATGGCGACGAACTCAGGCTATGGCTTCGCCTCCTGACCTGCACGACCCTGATCGAGGGCGAGGTACGCAGCCGTTTGCGCGAGCGCTTCGATGTCACGCTGCCGCGGTTCGACCTGATGGCCCAACTCGACAAGGTGCCAGAGGGCATGACGCTGTCCGATGTTTCCAAGCGGATGATGGTTTCGAATGGCAACGTCACCGGCCTCGTCGAGCGCCTGGTCGAGTCAGGGCATCTCGACCGTCGCACCTCGGATGTCGACCGCCGCGTGCAGGTGATCCGCCTGACCAAGGCGGGTCGCGCCGAATTCCGCAAGATGGCGGCGGAACACGAATTATGGATCGCAGATATGTTCGCGGACCTGACGCCGAAGGATGTCCGCGAGTTGATGCGCCTCTTGGCCAAGACCAAGGCTTCGGCACAGAAATCCGCGAAGGTGCGGGGCGGCTGA
- a CDS encoding ABC transporter substrate-binding protein, whose amino-acid sequence MKQSLKLTGLAVLLGVAAGPAVAQEKIKIGVITTLSGPAAVLGQQSRDGFQLAVKELGGKMAGKDVEVVVVDDELKPDGAVTKVKGLLEREKVDFVVGPIFSNILQAIHRPVTENKTFLISPNAGPSSYAGKECSPFFYVTSYQNDQVHEILGKVAQDRGYKRMYVLVPNYQAGKDSAAGFKLDYKGEIVEESYTPLGTLDFQVELTKIASSKVDALFTFMPGGMGVGLVKQYRQAGLADKIPVLSAFTVDESTLPAQQDAAVGMFGGANWAPNMDNPQSKKFVAAYEAAYNSVPGTYAMQGYDTAMLIDSAVKAVKGDLKNKDAVSAALKKAEFTSLRGDFKFNVNGYPIQNFYLTKVAKRPDGKFQTEIVEKVFSNYGDRYAKDCRPAK is encoded by the coding sequence ATGAAGCAGTCGTTGAAGCTGACCGGGCTGGCCGTTTTGCTGGGTGTTGCCGCAGGGCCGGCGGTAGCGCAGGAGAAGATCAAGATCGGCGTGATCACGACCTTGTCCGGCCCTGCGGCCGTGCTCGGCCAGCAATCCCGCGATGGCTTCCAGCTCGCGGTCAAGGAGCTCGGCGGCAAAATGGCCGGCAAGGACGTCGAGGTCGTCGTCGTCGACGACGAACTCAAGCCCGATGGCGCCGTCACCAAGGTCAAGGGCCTGCTCGAGCGCGAGAAGGTCGACTTCGTCGTCGGACCGATCTTTTCCAACATCCTGCAGGCCATCCACCGACCGGTGACCGAGAACAAGACGTTCCTGATCAGCCCGAATGCGGGGCCGTCGAGCTATGCCGGCAAGGAGTGCAGCCCGTTCTTCTACGTGACTTCGTACCAGAACGATCAGGTTCACGAGATCCTCGGCAAGGTCGCCCAGGACCGCGGCTACAAGCGCATGTATGTGCTGGTGCCGAACTATCAGGCCGGCAAGGATTCGGCGGCCGGATTCAAGCTCGACTACAAGGGCGAGATCGTCGAGGAGAGCTACACCCCGCTCGGCACGCTGGATTTCCAGGTCGAGCTGACCAAGATCGCTTCCTCGAAAGTCGATGCGCTGTTCACCTTCATGCCGGGCGGCATGGGCGTCGGGCTTGTGAAGCAGTATCGGCAGGCCGGCCTCGCTGACAAGATTCCGGTACTGTCGGCGTTCACGGTCGACGAATCGACCCTGCCCGCGCAGCAGGATGCCGCTGTCGGCATGTTCGGCGGCGCCAACTGGGCGCCGAACATGGACAATCCGCAGAGCAAAAAGTTCGTTGCTGCATACGAGGCCGCCTACAACAGCGTGCCCGGCACCTACGCCATGCAGGGCTACGATACGGCCATGCTGATCGACAGCGCGGTGAAGGCGGTCAAGGGCGATCTGAAAAACAAGGACGCAGTATCCGCTGCGTTGAAAAAGGCCGAGTTCACCTCGCTACGCGGCGACTTCAAGTTCAACGTCAACGGCTATCCGATTCAGAATTTCTACCTGACCAAGGTCGCCAAGCGTCCGGACGGCAAATTCCAGACCGAGATCGTCGAGAAGGTATTTTCCAACTACGGCGACCGCTACGCCAAGGATTGCAGGCCCGCGAAATAA
- a CDS encoding cupin domain-containing protein — translation MKTEIAGITRANEGIQGISWSILGQIYVPKSVTEHSFSWHASFPPETFVPPHIHPDQDEYLYILEGQLDFFLDGADTQATPGDLVRLPMGKPHGIFNKSGRTAKTLFWVSPTRRLYDLFWAIHNMKEQTPDAVVALAAEHNIHFLPPPPGA, via the coding sequence ATGAAGACTGAAATCGCCGGCATCACCCGCGCCAATGAGGGAATCCAGGGAATTTCCTGGAGCATCCTCGGACAGATCTACGTGCCGAAGAGCGTTACCGAGCATTCCTTCTCCTGGCACGCGTCGTTCCCGCCCGAGACTTTCGTGCCGCCGCACATCCACCCCGATCAGGACGAATACCTCTACATCCTGGAAGGCCAGCTCGACTTCTTCCTCGACGGCGCCGACACACAGGCGACACCCGGCGATCTGGTGCGGCTGCCGATGGGCAAGCCGCACGGCATCTTCAACAAGTCGGGACGGACCGCGAAGACGCTGTTCTGGGTCTCGCCGACACGGCGGCTCTACGACCTGTTCTGGGCGATCCACAACATGAAGGAGCAGACGCCGGACGCGGTGGTGGCGCTGGCGGCCGAGCACAACATCCACTTCCTGCCGCCGCCTCCGGGGGCGTGA
- a CDS encoding flavin-dependent oxidoreductase, translating to MKAIIVGGGIGGLTTALMLRARGIDCEVFEQSDTIRELGVGINTLPHAIRELTGLGLLDRLDAAAVRTDQLYYLNRHGQEVWREPRGLDAGHDVPQFSVHRGRLQSVIHRAVEERLGNEAIHTGCRLGAFAQHEGGVVAHFFDRTGSHVKTARGDILIGADGIHSRVREMLFPDEGPPCWNGLMLWRGARDWPAFLTGRSMIVAGGLNAKVVVYPIAEGSSPSSRLTNWAVMVKIGDGNSPPPRREDWSRPGKREELMPHVERFKVPYVDVRSLISATPEFYEYPCCDRDPLPYWTWGRVTLLGDAAHPMYPVGSNGASQAILDARALADELARAEHPRQALVAYEKKRLPMTAEIVRANRRGGPEGVIDAVEQLAPDGFTDIEKVLSHAQREAIVRGYASKAGFAPPPLGLAAVRA from the coding sequence ATGAAAGCGATCATCGTCGGAGGCGGCATCGGAGGCCTCACCACCGCGCTGATGCTGCGCGCCCGCGGCATCGACTGCGAAGTATTCGAGCAGTCCGACACCATCCGCGAGCTCGGTGTCGGCATCAACACGCTGCCGCATGCGATCAGAGAATTGACCGGCCTTGGCCTGTTGGATCGGCTGGACGCCGCAGCTGTTCGCACCGATCAATTGTATTACCTCAACCGCCACGGCCAGGAAGTCTGGCGCGAGCCGCGCGGTCTCGATGCCGGACACGACGTGCCGCAATTCTCGGTCCATCGCGGCCGCCTGCAAAGCGTGATCCATCGCGCCGTCGAGGAACGGCTCGGCAATGAGGCGATCCACACCGGTTGCCGGCTCGGCGCATTCGCGCAGCACGAGGGCGGCGTGGTCGCGCACTTCTTCGACCGCACCGGCTCCCATGTCAAAACCGCGCGTGGCGATATTTTGATCGGCGCCGACGGCATTCACTCGCGCGTGCGCGAGATGCTGTTCCCGGACGAGGGTCCGCCGTGCTGGAACGGCCTGATGCTGTGGCGCGGCGCGCGCGACTGGCCGGCGTTCCTGACCGGCCGCTCGATGATCGTGGCCGGCGGGCTGAATGCCAAGGTCGTGGTGTATCCAATTGCGGAAGGCTCGAGTCCATCGAGCCGGCTGACCAATTGGGCTGTCATGGTGAAGATCGGCGACGGCAATTCGCCGCCGCCGCGCCGCGAGGACTGGTCGCGGCCTGGTAAGCGCGAGGAACTGATGCCGCATGTCGAGCGGTTCAAGGTGCCGTATGTCGACGTGCGCAGCCTGATCTCGGCGACGCCGGAATTCTATGAATATCCGTGCTGCGACCGCGATCCGCTGCCGTACTGGACCTGGGGACGCGTCACGCTGCTCGGCGACGCCGCGCATCCGATGTATCCGGTCGGCTCCAACGGCGCCTCGCAAGCGATCCTCGATGCGCGGGCGCTTGCTGATGAACTGGCGCGCGCCGAGCATCCGCGCCAGGCGCTGGTCGCCTATGAGAAGAAGCGCCTGCCGATGACGGCAGAGATCGTGCGCGCGAACCGCCGTGGCGGCCCCGAGGGCGTGATCGACGCCGTCGAGCAACTGGCACCGGACGGTTTTACCGATATCGAAAAGGTGCTGAGCCACGCCCAGCGCGAGGCGATCGTGCGCGGCTATGCGTCCAAGGCCGGCTTCGCCCCGCCGCCGCTTGGGCTAGCGGCGGTGCGGGCGTAG